A DNA window from Methylobacterium sp. NMS14P contains the following coding sequences:
- the msrA gene encoding peptide-methionine (S)-S-oxide reductase MsrA — MALRDTVRTLSHSLARPLARPLLGAALGLGLAGAVLLPRLPAFAEEAPRRLPEAATRSAEPPGPRVAVFAGGCFWGVQGVFQHVRGVSGAVSGYAGGTRAEADYRTVSGGGTGHAEAVSVTYDPSVIRYDELLRIFFSVALDPTQVDRQGPDAGRQYRSALFPQDSDQARVARAYIAQLDAAQAYARPVATRIEPGAAFYPAEGYHQDFMALHPGHPYIAANDAPKLEALRSLFPERTAAQPVLVNRPPA; from the coding sequence ATGGCACTGCGCGACACGGTACGCACCCTCTCCCACTCCCTCGCCCGCCCCCTCGCCCGCCCGCTCCTCGGGGCAGCCCTCGGGCTCGGCCTCGCGGGGGCCGTCCTGCTGCCCCGGCTCCCGGCCTTCGCCGAGGAGGCGCCCCGGCGCCTGCCGGAGGCCGCGACCCGCTCCGCCGAGCCGCCGGGGCCGCGCGTGGCCGTCTTCGCCGGCGGCTGCTTCTGGGGCGTGCAGGGGGTGTTCCAGCACGTGCGCGGGGTGAGCGGCGCGGTGTCGGGCTACGCCGGCGGCACCCGCGCGGAGGCCGATTACCGCACCGTGAGCGGCGGCGGGACCGGCCATGCCGAGGCCGTGTCGGTCACCTACGACCCTTCGGTCATCCGCTACGACGAGCTCCTGCGGATCTTCTTCTCGGTCGCCCTCGACCCGACCCAGGTGGACCGCCAGGGACCCGATGCCGGGCGCCAGTACCGCTCGGCCCTGTTCCCGCAGGATTCCGACCAGGCGCGGGTGGCGCGGGCCTACATCGCCCAGCTCGACGCGGCCCAGGCCTACGCGCGGCCGGTCGCCACCCGGATCGAGCCGGGCGCCGCGTTCTACCCGGCGGAAGGCTACCACCAGGACTTCATGGCCCTGCACCCCGGCCACCCGTACATCGCCGCCAACGACGCGCCGAAGCTGGAGGCGCTGCGCAGCCTGTTCCCGGAGCGCACGGCCGCGCAGCCGGTTCTGGTGAATCGCCCGCCGGCGTGA
- a CDS encoding prephenate/arogenate dehydrogenase family protein, which yields MAEPLKAGTPAVGRLTIVGLGLIGSSIARAARRYGLARTIVAVDRDEAVRARVRDLGIADVVTADPAEGAADTDLVILCVPVGAIGAAAAEMAPHLKPGAIVSDVGSVKGAVVAAVRPHLPEGVALVPGHPIAGTEFSGPDAGFATLFQGRWCILTPPEGTDPAAIETVRALWAGMGADVETMSAEHHDHVLAITSHLPHLIAYNIVGTAADLEAATQSEVIKFSASGFRDFTRIAASDPTMWRDIFLNNREAVLEMLGRFNEDLSALAKAVRWGDGDALHAMFTRTRAIRRSIVAQGQETAAPDFGRPRPPEE from the coding sequence ATGGCTGAGCCGCTGAAGGCCGGGACGCCCGCCGTCGGCCGCCTCACCATCGTCGGCCTCGGGCTGATCGGCTCCTCGATCGCCCGGGCGGCGCGCCGCTACGGCCTCGCCCGCACGATCGTGGCCGTCGACCGCGACGAGGCCGTGCGCGCCCGGGTGCGCGACCTCGGCATCGCCGACGTCGTCACGGCCGACCCGGCGGAGGGGGCCGCCGACACCGACCTCGTCATCCTGTGCGTGCCGGTGGGCGCCATCGGGGCGGCGGCGGCCGAGATGGCGCCGCACCTCAAGCCCGGCGCGATCGTGTCGGATGTCGGCTCGGTGAAGGGCGCCGTGGTGGCGGCGGTCCGGCCGCACCTGCCCGAGGGCGTCGCGCTGGTTCCCGGGCACCCGATCGCCGGGACCGAGTTCTCGGGGCCGGACGCGGGCTTCGCGACCCTGTTCCAGGGCCGCTGGTGCATCCTGACCCCGCCCGAGGGCACCGACCCGGCGGCGATCGAGACCGTTCGCGCCCTGTGGGCGGGGATGGGCGCCGATGTCGAGACGATGAGCGCCGAGCACCACGACCACGTGCTCGCCATCACCAGCCACCTGCCGCACCTGATCGCCTACAACATCGTGGGCACCGCGGCCGACCTCGAGGCGGCGACGCAGTCCGAGGTGATCAAGTTCTCGGCGAGCGGGTTCCGCGACTTCACCCGCATCGCGGCGTCGGACCCGACCATGTGGCGGGACATCTTCCTCAACAACCGCGAGGCGGTGCTGGAGATGCTCGGCCGGTTCAACGAGGACCTGTCGGCGCTCGCCAAGGCGGTGCGCTGGGGCGACGGCGACGCGCTCCACGCGATGTTCACCCGCACCCGGGCGATCCGGCGCAGCATCGTGGCGCAGGGCCAGGAGACCGCGGCCCCGGATTTCGGCCGGCCGCGGCCGCCGGAGGAGTAG
- the trpB gene encoding tryptophan synthase subunit beta produces MTIAPEPNSFRTGPDERGRFGIFGGRFVAETLMPLILELEAAYETAKQDPTFKAEMESYGTHYIGRPSPLYYAERLTEHLRAKAPAGQGAKVYFKREELNHTGSHKVNNVLGQILLARRMGKPRIIAETGAGQHGVATATLCARFGLKCVVYMGAVDVARQAPNVFRMKMLGAEVIPVESGTKTLKDAMNEALRDWVTNVADTFYCIGTVAGPHPYPAMVRDFQSVIGRETREQMIAQEGRLPDSLVACIGGGSNAMGLFHPFLDDREVEIFGVEAAGHGVQSGLHAASLTGGKPGVLHGNRTYLLMDGDGQIADAHSISAGLDYPGIGPEHAWLHEMGRVTYLSATDSETLEAFKLCSMLEGIIPALEPAHALSKVLDLAPQRPAEHLMVMNLSGRGDKDIPQVAEIFGTKI; encoded by the coding sequence GTGACCATCGCGCCCGAGCCCAACTCCTTCCGCACCGGCCCCGACGAGCGCGGCCGCTTCGGCATCTTCGGCGGCCGCTTCGTCGCCGAGACGCTGATGCCGCTGATCCTCGAGCTGGAGGCGGCCTACGAGACGGCCAAGCAGGACCCGACCTTCAAGGCCGAGATGGAGAGCTACGGCACCCACTATATCGGCCGGCCGAGCCCGCTCTACTACGCCGAGCGCCTCACCGAGCACCTGCGCGCCAAGGCGCCGGCCGGGCAGGGCGCCAAGGTCTATTTCAAACGCGAGGAGCTGAACCATACCGGCTCCCACAAGGTGAACAACGTGCTGGGCCAGATCCTGCTGGCCCGCCGCATGGGCAAGCCGCGGATCATCGCCGAGACCGGGGCCGGCCAGCACGGCGTCGCCACCGCGACGCTCTGCGCGCGCTTCGGCCTCAAGTGCGTCGTCTACATGGGCGCGGTCGACGTCGCCCGGCAGGCGCCCAACGTCTTCCGCATGAAGATGCTCGGCGCCGAGGTGATCCCGGTGGAATCCGGCACCAAGACCCTCAAGGACGCCATGAACGAGGCGCTGCGCGACTGGGTCACCAACGTCGCCGACACGTTCTACTGCATCGGCACGGTGGCGGGCCCGCACCCGTACCCGGCCATGGTGCGCGACTTCCAGTCGGTGATCGGCCGCGAGACCCGCGAGCAGATGATCGCCCAGGAGGGCCGGCTCCCGGACTCCCTCGTCGCCTGCATCGGCGGCGGCTCGAACGCCATGGGCCTGTTCCACCCGTTCCTGGACGACCGCGAGGTCGAGATCTTCGGCGTCGAGGCCGCGGGCCACGGCGTCCAGTCGGGCCTGCACGCGGCCTCGCTCACCGGCGGCAAGCCGGGCGTGCTGCACGGCAACCGCACCTACCTGCTGATGGACGGGGACGGCCAGATCGCCGACGCCCACTCGATCTCGGCGGGTCTCGACTACCCGGGCATCGGCCCCGAGCACGCGTGGCTCCACGAGATGGGCCGGGTCACCTACCTGTCGGCGACCGATTCCGAGACGCTGGAGGCGTTCAAGCTCTGCTCGATGCTGGAGGGGATCATCCCCGCCCTGGAGCCGGCCCACGCCCTGTCCAAGGTCCTGGACCTCGCGCCCCAGCGCCCGGCCGAGCACCTCATGGTGATGAACCTGTCGGGCCGCGGCGACAAGGACATCCCGCAGGTGGCCGAGATCTTCGGCACGAAGATCTGA